A genomic region of Exiguobacterium sp. Helios contains the following coding sequences:
- a CDS encoding ABC transporter ATP-binding protein, with protein MLEIKAITKRFGTFTAVDDLSFEVPEGQIFGLLGANGAGKTTTFRMLLGLLKPTEGSITWKGQPIPLSKIGYLPEERGLYPKIRVDEQLIFLAELRDMKRKDAKQSLLEWLNYFQIPQYEKMRVEQLSKGNQQKIQLISAVLHKPDLLILDEPFSGLDPVNVEQLKKAVRKLTAEGTTIVFSSHRMDHVEELCEHVAILDHGKPVVAGYLPEIKAGYGKTRVLLTTDAPALLWDTLPGILQVESDGTGHNLQVESKEAADSLLRHLITEGFHVERFVWDQLSLQDIFIEEVGKRYEP; from the coding sequence ATGCTTGAAATCAAAGCCATCACGAAACGATTCGGGACGTTCACAGCGGTCGACGATTTATCATTCGAAGTGCCGGAAGGACAGATTTTCGGATTACTCGGAGCGAACGGGGCCGGAAAAACAACGACGTTCCGGATGTTACTCGGTTTATTGAAACCGACGGAAGGGTCGATCACCTGGAAAGGACAGCCGATTCCTTTATCAAAAATCGGTTACCTTCCTGAGGAACGTGGCTTGTATCCGAAAATCCGGGTCGACGAACAATTGATTTTTTTAGCCGAACTACGTGACATGAAACGAAAAGATGCTAAACAGTCTTTACTCGAATGGCTCAATTACTTCCAGATTCCGCAGTACGAAAAGATGCGTGTCGAACAATTATCAAAAGGTAATCAACAAAAGATCCAATTGATTTCTGCCGTCTTACATAAACCGGACCTGCTGATTTTAGATGAACCGTTCAGCGGACTCGATCCCGTTAACGTCGAACAACTGAAAAAAGCGGTCCGGAAACTGACGGCAGAAGGAACGACCATCGTCTTCTCGAGCCACCGGATGGATCATGTTGAAGAACTGTGCGAACATGTCGCTATTCTCGATCACGGGAAACCGGTCGTCGCCGGTTACCTGCCGGAAATCAAGGCCGGATACGGCAAGACACGGGTCTTGTTGACGACAGATGCCCCTGCCCTGCTTTGGGATACATTGCCGGGAATTCTCCAGGTCGAATCAGACGGAACCGGTCACAATTTACAGGTGGAATCGAAAGAAGCTGCCGATTCCCTGCTCCGTCATTTGATTACGGAAGGATTCCATGTCGAACGATTCGTCTGGGATCAACTATCCCTGCAGGACATCTTCATCGAGGAGGTTGGAAAACGTTATGAACCGTAA
- a CDS encoding alpha/beta hydrolase, whose translation MIHLFEPAKRPGAPIFLLLHGTGGTEQDLVGLVRLLDPEAGYLSVRGEVTENGMPRFFKRLAEGVFDEEDLALRTARLMEFVKDMSRTSDFSLQDVIPVGYSNGANIAANMMFEERLFEQAILLHPMVPRRGVTLPDSSRVRIFIGAGTNDPICPASETEDLKAIFEQAGATVDVTWSNHGHQLVMPTIEAAAEWLTQK comes from the coding sequence ATGATTCATTTATTTGAACCTGCTAAACGACCAGGCGCACCCATTTTTCTTTTATTGCACGGAACAGGCGGGACGGAACAGGATTTAGTCGGACTCGTCCGGCTCCTCGATCCGGAGGCCGGTTATCTGTCGGTCCGGGGTGAGGTGACGGAAAACGGAATGCCCCGATTCTTCAAACGATTGGCGGAAGGGGTTTTTGATGAAGAGGATCTCGCCCTCCGGACAGCCCGTTTGATGGAGTTCGTGAAAGACATGAGCCGCACGTCGGACTTTTCGCTTCAAGATGTCATCCCGGTCGGTTATTCGAATGGTGCCAACATCGCAGCGAATATGATGTTTGAAGAACGGTTATTTGAACAGGCGATTTTATTGCATCCGATGGTACCGCGTCGCGGTGTGACGTTACCGGATTCGTCGCGGGTTCGAATCTTTATCGGAGCCGGAACGAACGATCCAATCTGTCCGGCTTCGGAGACGGAAGATTTGAAAGCGATTTTTGAACAGGCAGGAGCTACGGTTGATGTGACCTGGTCAAACCACGGTCATCAGCTCGTCATGCCGACGATCGAAGCAGCAGCAGAATGGCTGACTCAAAAATAA
- a CDS encoding SLAP domain-containing protein, whose translation MQPSIDSDIQPALYFTEDMPIVKEDEYVFRYALNQLPKLGPNQLAIHLFQVLQTEPLHVIALFQNTLPRSFQLNDLVVLVLSGDQLVARKIFTIEEVPVLLPTATLPLWLEFSDEEQFVDLSTLDAPLELVFSNEQLTDLVIDESFSAPEQRLIRQIAFSHPAPPTDGWSLLPVSIFKQEQKVEAIVLVRNPSGQSLELDSLSFELLLGDQAVAATRHTSLTVSSQSEHAIRLSFDYVAHPAASLDLRYLPE comes from the coding sequence CTGACATTCAACCCGCGCTTTACTTTACCGAGGATATGCCGATTGTCAAAGAAGACGAGTATGTCTTTCGCTATGCACTCAATCAGTTACCGAAACTCGGACCCAACCAGTTGGCGATCCATCTCTTTCAAGTGTTACAGACCGAACCGTTACACGTGATTGCGTTGTTCCAAAATACGCTTCCGCGTTCTTTCCAGCTGAATGATTTGGTCGTTCTCGTCCTGTCAGGTGACCAGCTCGTCGCCCGGAAAATATTCACGATTGAGGAAGTACCGGTCCTTCTTCCGACAGCGACCTTACCGCTTTGGCTCGAGTTTTCCGATGAAGAACAGTTCGTTGATTTATCGACGCTTGATGCACCGCTCGAACTCGTCTTCTCGAATGAACAGCTGACGGATCTCGTAATCGATGAGTCGTTCTCTGCTCCGGAACAGCGTTTGATTCGCCAAATCGCTTTCTCTCACCCTGCCCCGCCGACAGATGGATGGTCCCTGTTGCCGGTCTCGATTTTTAAACAGGAACAAAAGGTCGAGGCCATCGTGCTGGTCCGTAATCCGAGCGGACAGTCTCTCGAGCTGGATTCGCTGTCGTTTGAGTTACTGCTTGGTGATCAGGCCGTCGCTGCAACCCGGCATACTTCGCTGACCGTGTCCTCGCAGAGTGAACACGCAATCCGTTTAAGCTTTGATTACGTAGCACATCCGGCCGCTTCACTGGATTTACGGTATCTGCCGGAATAA
- a CDS encoding acyltransferase family protein, with protein MNRNPWFDNIKGFLVIFVVIGHMLTDLRFDYDGKLLETVYLIIYSFHMPLFIILSGYFFRENKYLRVIQLFAVYCVWQILIGSWATFGEGLPLLSGQNLGTHLLRPYWALWYLFVMVVWYIVTPYVVHLRGYVWFGLAFALLYGFELENTGFLALRKLIMFYPYFLLGNYLSEHEFIRIFEMPKSFKRRMNVRLIGGLAFASVIGFLLYEAWRDTPQEIVALANAFKHRFPYVEQYDSDAWIGVLKHSVIYFLSITASLGFMMLVPMRRLPLVTRAGELSLYVYLLHVFFVMAWRQYATTAFVPQTWLALLVVIGVALLIVGVIIHPFVVRLMRPLIEIDIRPIVEERQDLSKKG; from the coding sequence ATGAATCGAAATCCGTGGTTTGATAATATCAAAGGATTCCTTGTCATTTTCGTAGTAATTGGTCATATGCTGACGGATTTACGGTTTGATTACGATGGAAAGTTACTCGAAACGGTGTACTTGATCATTTATTCGTTTCACATGCCATTATTTATTATTTTAAGCGGCTACTTCTTCCGTGAAAACAAGTACTTGCGTGTCATCCAACTGTTTGCCGTCTATTGTGTCTGGCAAATCCTGATTGGTTCATGGGCGACGTTTGGAGAAGGATTGCCGTTGTTGTCCGGACAAAATCTCGGCACGCATCTGTTGCGTCCCTACTGGGCACTCTGGTATTTGTTCGTCATGGTCGTCTGGTATATCGTTACACCGTATGTCGTCCATCTGCGTGGGTATGTCTGGTTCGGACTCGCCTTTGCTTTATTGTACGGCTTTGAGCTCGAAAACACAGGTTTTTTGGCCTTACGGAAATTGATCATGTTCTATCCCTACTTCCTGCTCGGTAACTACTTGTCGGAACATGAGTTCATCCGGATTTTTGAAATGCCGAAAAGCTTCAAACGGAGAATGAATGTCCGGTTAATTGGCGGACTGGCGTTCGCGAGTGTCATCGGTTTTCTCCTATATGAAGCGTGGCGCGATACGCCGCAAGAAATCGTCGCTCTGGCGAATGCATTCAAGCACCGCTTCCCGTATGTCGAACAATATGACAGTGATGCCTGGATCGGTGTGTTGAAGCACAGTGTGATCTACTTCCTGTCGATTACAGCATCGCTTGGATTCATGATGCTCGTTCCGATGCGTCGTCTGCCGCTTGTTACACGGGCGGGTGAGCTCAGCTTATATGTCTACTTGCTTCATGTTTTCTTCGTCATGGCATGGCGTCAGTACGCGACGACAGCCTTCGTGCCGCAAACTTGGCTCGCCTTGCTGGTCGTCATCGGTGTCGCCCTGTTGATCGTCGGAGTAATCATTCATCCGTTCGTTGTCCGCCTGATGCGTCCACTGATTGAAATCGACATTCGTCCAATCGTCGAAGAACGACAAGACCTTTCAAAAAAAGGCTAA
- a CDS encoding VOC family protein — protein MKTKGIHHISAMVGNPQENLDFYGTTLGLRFVKKTVNFDDPGTYHFYFGNESGAPGTIITFFPFEGMQQGKVGAGQVGTTAYAIPTGSYDFWKNRLTEKGVVFEEAERFGEKQLVFQDPHGLQIELVERSKGANSRFEIDGISTDVAIKGFAGATLLSHDPADTGRLLTDAFGLTVAKRSETMDRYEAEGEFGNTVDILHTNVPVGRPGAGTVHHIAWRADDQAQQMDWMKQINTFGLMTTEVKDRNYFTSVYFHDRGRILHEIATDNPGFAVDEAFEVLGEALKLPEQFEAHRATIEGHVAPIRLPKGRLI, from the coding sequence ATGAAAACAAAAGGCATTCATCACATTTCAGCAATGGTCGGTAATCCACAGGAAAATCTTGATTTTTACGGTACGACGCTTGGTCTGCGTTTCGTCAAGAAAACGGTCAACTTTGACGATCCGGGAACCTATCATTTTTATTTTGGCAATGAATCGGGTGCACCCGGGACGATTATCACCTTTTTCCCGTTTGAAGGCATGCAGCAGGGGAAAGTCGGAGCGGGGCAGGTTGGAACGACGGCATATGCGATTCCGACTGGGAGCTATGACTTTTGGAAAAACCGTTTGACGGAAAAAGGAGTTGTCTTTGAAGAAGCCGAACGTTTCGGCGAAAAACAACTTGTCTTTCAGGATCCGCACGGATTACAGATTGAACTCGTCGAACGCAGCAAAGGCGCAAACAGCCGCTTTGAAATCGACGGCATCTCAACCGATGTCGCCATCAAAGGGTTTGCCGGTGCGACCTTGTTGTCGCATGATCCGGCAGATACAGGACGTCTCTTAACGGATGCATTCGGATTAACGGTTGCGAAACGTTCCGAGACGATGGATCGTTATGAAGCGGAAGGCGAATTCGGCAACACCGTCGATATCCTGCATACGAACGTACCGGTTGGGCGACCGGGTGCCGGGACCGTCCACCATATCGCGTGGCGGGCCGATGATCAGGCACAGCAAATGGACTGGATGAAACAAATCAATACGTTTGGCTTGATGACGACAGAAGTGAAAGACCGGAATTACTTTACATCGGTCTACTTCCACGACCGTGGACGGATTCTGCATGAAATCGCCACCGATAATCCGGGATTTGCGGTCGATGAAGCATTTGAAGTATTAGGAGAAGCGTTAAAATTACCGGAACAGTTCGAAGCACACCGGGCGACAATTGAAGGACATGTCGCACCCATCAGACTACCAAAGGGGAGACTCATATGA
- a CDS encoding Asp23/Gls24 family envelope stress response protein has translation MSYNLNNADGVVNVSQQVIEVIAGVAVQETEGIAFTQDDSKLQEKQMVKLVKVEDVDGAITVSLSVHIKYGMSIIKTAGKVQERIAQDMENMLAFQPQAINVRVIGLLKG, from the coding sequence ATGTCATATAACTTAAACAATGCGGATGGTGTCGTAAACGTTTCCCAACAAGTCATTGAAGTGATTGCCGGGGTAGCAGTTCAGGAAACAGAAGGAATTGCCTTTACACAGGACGATTCGAAGTTACAGGAAAAACAGATGGTCAAACTCGTGAAGGTCGAGGATGTGGACGGTGCGATTACGGTCAGTCTCTCGGTCCATATCAAATACGGGATGTCGATCATCAAGACAGCAGGAAAAGTACAGGAACGGATTGCACAAGACATGGAAAACATGTTAGCATTCCAACCGCAAGCGATTAATGTACGTGTAATCGGTTTATTAAAAGGATAA
- a CDS encoding SGNH/GDSL hydrolase family protein: protein MKKALVILSVVANVVLLALLLGRKPIELFEQAFPATTTQPITTFQYTKNPNYVRLNSLFHTYQYPKSPNSVMLGDSMTNFGDWRILLNDPTIVNFGIPGDTTEGFLTRLDLIVELKPKRVFLMGGINDIRHFTPIPTITENMTTIVTTLRKNNIDVVIQSTLPVAPKYSDSVRVNRDVEALNRNLEQLAKSAGIPFVDLRPELTNQQGYLQNRMTYDGLHLVGGGYLRWSDALKPFAEKIQITENK, encoded by the coding sequence ATGAAAAAAGCACTAGTCATTCTCTCGGTCGTCGCAAACGTCGTCCTCCTCGCCCTATTGCTCGGACGCAAACCGATCGAGTTATTCGAGCAGGCCTTTCCTGCCACCACTACACAACCCATCACGACATTCCAATATACGAAAAATCCGAACTACGTCCGGTTGAATAGTCTCTTTCATACTTATCAATACCCAAAATCACCGAATTCTGTCATGCTCGGTGACTCCATGACGAATTTTGGTGATTGGCGGATTTTGCTCAATGATCCGACAATCGTTAACTTCGGGATTCCCGGCGATACGACGGAAGGATTTTTGACCCGGCTTGACCTGATTGTCGAGTTGAAACCGAAACGTGTCTTCCTGATGGGCGGCATCAATGACATCCGTCACTTCACTCCGATTCCGACCATTACGGAAAACATGACGACGATCGTGACGACGCTGCGAAAAAATAACATTGATGTCGTCATTCAGTCAACACTACCCGTCGCACCCAAGTATTCCGATTCGGTCCGCGTCAATCGTGACGTCGAAGCCCTGAACCGGAATCTTGAACAGCTTGCGAAATCTGCTGGTATTCCCTTTGTTGATTTACGACCTGAGTTGACCAATCAGCAAGGTTACCTTCAAAACCGGATGACGTACGACGGGCTTCATTTGGTCGGTGGCGGCTATCTTCGATGGAGCGACGCACTCAAACCGTTTGCTGAAAAAATTCAGATTACGGAAAACAAATAA
- a CDS encoding ABC transporter permease — MNRKFLTLYRFSLFQKLRAKSFLISTVLMIVFLVGFSNIERIIDWFSGDDPKIAVVSSLEAPIIPVLKDVGIKTNITEKDYSLKQARQVVDKGTYDAVALLSDDPYRVTLISASPEQELQTQLSAALKQVRDQTVITDADVDPALLASLAAPIDVKQELTSTGGKSEDELFAASALVYVLLFLMYFTIAIYGGMIVTEIANEKSSRVMELLISAASPIQHMLAKITSIATVSLIQLSLLVGVGYYSAQSSSLFDQLSLDSLSVKTIVYLFVFFLLGYLLYATLLAALGSLVSRVEDAQQVTLPVIMLIVAAFTVSIFSLNAPTNQAVVILSFVPFFTPMLMFLRVMLTEVPVWQVALSLLLMGISIALALFVGTRFYRGGVLFYGSNPLKQLRRILGGRQ, encoded by the coding sequence ATGAACCGTAAATTCCTGACATTGTATCGGTTTAGTCTGTTTCAAAAATTACGCGCGAAAAGTTTTCTCATCTCGACCGTTCTGATGATTGTGTTCCTCGTTGGATTCAGCAACATCGAACGGATCATCGACTGGTTTTCGGGCGATGACCCGAAAATCGCAGTCGTCAGCTCCCTGGAAGCTCCGATCATTCCCGTCTTAAAAGACGTCGGTATCAAAACGAATATTACCGAAAAAGACTATTCCCTGAAACAGGCGCGACAAGTCGTCGACAAAGGAACGTATGATGCTGTCGCCTTATTGTCCGACGATCCGTACCGGGTGACGTTAATCAGTGCCAGTCCGGAACAGGAGTTGCAGACGCAACTGTCTGCCGCTTTAAAACAGGTCCGTGATCAGACGGTCATCACTGACGCCGACGTCGATCCGGCGTTGCTTGCTTCGCTTGCCGCTCCCATCGACGTCAAACAAGAATTGACATCGACCGGCGGCAAAAGCGAAGACGAATTGTTCGCTGCTTCCGCCCTCGTCTATGTATTGCTGTTCCTGATGTACTTTACGATTGCCATCTACGGCGGCATGATCGTGACGGAAATTGCCAATGAAAAATCATCGCGTGTCATGGAATTGCTGATTTCTGCCGCCAGCCCGATTCAGCATATGTTGGCGAAAATCACCTCGATCGCCACCGTCAGTCTGATTCAATTATCGTTACTCGTCGGAGTCGGCTATTACAGTGCCCAAAGCAGCAGTCTGTTTGATCAGCTGTCGCTTGATTCACTGAGCGTCAAGACGATTGTGTATCTGTTCGTCTTCTTCTTGCTCGGTTATCTGCTGTATGCGACGCTGCTCGCCGCCCTCGGTTCGCTCGTCAGTCGGGTTGAAGATGCCCAACAGGTCACCTTGCCGGTCATCATGTTGATCGTCGCTGCTTTCACGGTGTCGATTTTCAGCCTGAACGCCCCGACGAACCAGGCAGTCGTCATCCTGTCATTCGTGCCGTTCTTTACCCCGATGTTGATGTTCTTACGTGTCATGCTGACGGAAGTCCCGGTCTGGCAAGTCGCGTTATCCCTCCTCCTGATGGGAATCAGCATCGCCCTCGCCCTGTTCGTCGGAACACGATTCTATCGCGGGGGTGTCCTCTTTTACGGATCAAATCCGTTGAAGCAACTGCGTCGTATTTTAGGTGGCCGCCAGTAG